From one Prochlorococcus marinus str. MIT 0912 genomic stretch:
- the larB gene encoding nickel pincer cofactor biosynthesis protein LarB — protein MNQSIIDFQRRSRLGVIEAIWGQHKTIEQISEILKKYQLQSETALVTRLSKEKGEKLLVEFPSAKFYEVSGCLTLGAFKESTSSKEEVIILTGGTSDVGVASEAEIALNLHGIKTKLLIDVGVAGLHRLLDRLEEIKLAKIVIACAGMEGALPTVLAGLIPQPIIGIPVSVGYGISGGGKTALEGMLASCAPGLMVVNIDNGYGAAMAAMRILFN, from the coding sequence ATGAATCAATCAATTATTGATTTTCAGAGGCGAAGTCGACTTGGTGTCATTGAGGCCATATGGGGACAACATAAAACAATTGAACAAATTTCTGAAATATTGAAAAAATATCAACTTCAGTCTGAAACTGCTTTAGTGACAAGACTTTCTAAAGAAAAGGGAGAAAAACTTTTAGTTGAATTTCCTTCTGCAAAATTTTATGAAGTATCAGGTTGTTTAACTTTGGGGGCATTTAAGGAATCTACTTCTTCTAAGGAAGAAGTAATTATTTTGACTGGAGGAACAAGTGATGTAGGGGTTGCTTCAGAAGCTGAAATAGCTTTGAATTTGCATGGAATAAAAACTAAATTGTTGATTGATGTTGGTGTGGCAGGACTTCACAGGCTGTTAGACCGACTGGAAGAAATAAAATTAGCTAAAATAGTTATTGCTTGTGCAGGAATGGAGGGGGCTTTACCTACGGTACTTGCAGGATTAATTCCTCAGCCAATTATTGGAATTCCTGTTTCAGTTGGATATGGGATTAGTGGTGGTGGTAAAACTGCCTTGGAAGGAATGCTGGCTAGTTGTGCTCCAGGATTGATGGTAGTTAATATTGATAATGGTTATGGTGCAGCAATGGCTGCTATGCGAATTTTATTCAACTAA
- a CDS encoding TIGR03792 family protein: MKNIQAESLLKVNFPKESIVEHLKLDVPKKFKNAWLKAEEGSWEPWLLKQDGFLGRQLFWDPKVEEATLLIGWESKAVWKKIPQAEINLVQQDFEKIARKETGETIGNPFPLIFEGELNPE, translated from the coding sequence GTGAAAAATATTCAAGCTGAGTCTTTATTGAAAGTGAATTTTCCAAAAGAATCTATTGTTGAACACCTTAAGCTTGATGTCCCAAAAAAATTTAAAAATGCTTGGTTAAAAGCCGAAGAAGGAAGTTGGGAGCCTTGGTTATTGAAGCAAGATGGCTTTTTAGGACGTCAACTTTTTTGGGATCCTAAAGTTGAGGAGGCAACCTTATTGATTGGTTGGGAGTCAAAAGCAGTTTGGAAAAAGATCCCTCAAGCAGAAATAAATCTTGTCCAGCAGGATTTTGAAAAGATTGCAAGAAAGGAAACAGGTGAAACAATTGGAAATCCTTTCCCATTAATTTTTGAAGGGGAATTAAATCCAGAGTAA
- the trmD gene encoding tRNA (guanosine(37)-N1)-methyltransferase TrmD has translation MSKLRFDVISLFPEAFKNFFSHGLIKKAFDEKIASIQIHNPRDHAIDNYRKVDDEPYGGGAGMVLKPEPYFSVFDQIPKLNKKRVLLMTPQGRKTSQSDFSRWSKEDQLILICGSYEGFDERIRSLADEEISIGDFVLTGGEIPAITVINGVVRLLPGTLGSAESLEEESHNEFLLEHPQYTRPSEFKGMKVPDLLLSGNHKLIKEWRQKQREIRTQSRRPDLFELWKLDQLSFDRRISSLKPEVSLRIGNGYDMHRLVPGRPLILGGVKLNHPEGLGLDGHSDADVLTHAIMDAILGALSLGDIGKYFPPDDPKWKNADSLILLEQVMELIEKKGWQIQNIDSVIVAERPKLKPYIGSMKEKISKKIGVNADDVGVKATTNEKLGAEGREEGICCHAVVLMKKNEK, from the coding sequence ATGAGTAAATTGAGGTTCGATGTAATAAGCCTTTTCCCAGAAGCGTTTAAAAATTTTTTTAGTCATGGACTGATAAAAAAGGCATTTGACGAGAAGATTGCATCAATTCAAATACACAATCCTCGTGACCATGCAATAGATAATTATCGAAAAGTTGATGATGAACCATATGGTGGAGGGGCAGGAATGGTCTTAAAGCCTGAACCTTATTTTTCTGTATTTGATCAAATTCCAAAGCTGAATAAAAAGAGGGTTCTTTTGATGACTCCACAAGGTAGAAAAACATCTCAATCTGATTTTTCTAGATGGTCAAAAGAAGATCAACTCATTTTGATATGCGGTAGCTATGAGGGATTTGATGAGAGAATACGTTCTTTAGCTGATGAAGAAATTTCAATTGGAGACTTTGTTCTTACCGGTGGAGAAATCCCAGCAATAACTGTTATTAATGGAGTAGTACGTCTATTGCCTGGAACTTTAGGCAGTGCAGAATCATTAGAAGAGGAAAGTCATAATGAGTTTCTTTTAGAACATCCCCAATACACACGACCCTCTGAATTCAAGGGCATGAAAGTTCCTGACCTTCTTCTAAGTGGTAATCATAAATTAATTAAAGAATGGAGGCAGAAGCAAAGAGAAATTAGGACGCAGTCCCGAAGGCCCGATTTGTTTGAGCTTTGGAAGCTCGACCAATTATCATTCGACAGGAGAATTTCATCATTAAAACCTGAAGTGAGCTTAAGAATAGGCAATGGTTATGACATGCACCGATTGGTTCCTGGTCGGCCTTTAATACTTGGAGGTGTCAAGTTAAACCATCCTGAAGGTTTAGGTCTTGATGGTCACAGTGATGCAGACGTTCTTACTCATGCAATTATGGATGCCATATTAGGGGCATTATCCTTGGGTGATATTGGAAAGTATTTCCCTCCAGATGACCCGAAATGGAAAAATGCAGATAGTTTGATTCTTCTTGAACAGGTCATGGAATTGATTGAGAAGAAAGGTTGGCAAATTCAAAATATTGATTCAGTTATTGTTGCTGAAAGACCAAAATTAAAACCTTATATTGGATCGATGAAGGAGAAAATATCTAAGAAAATAGGAGTTAACGCTGATGATGTAGGAGTTAAGGCAACTACAAATGAGAAATTAGGTGCTGAGGGAAGAGAGGAAGGCATATGTTGTCATGCAGTTGTTTTGATGAAAAAAAATGAAAAATAG
- the era gene encoding GTPase Era has product MSLGDLNQQDFKSGFIALIGRPNVGKSTFINKFIGEKIAITSPIAQTTRNRLKVILTNKKSQIIFVDTPGIHKPHHLLGERLVQSAKRSIGEVDAVLVIFEANHSPGRGDAFILNLIRNLQIPVIVALNKWDLVQSSQFKERKKEYLDFFEGTYWPVFCCSALTGEGCNDLINEIEEKLPLGPQLYPSHMTCDHPEKFLMAEFIREQVLINTREEVPHSVAVSIDKIEDMPSKKKSKEKERTGILATICVEKKSQKGILIGKGGSMLKKIGQESRLQIQTLINGNVYLELFVKVVPDWRSKSSRLNEFGYDGV; this is encoded by the coding sequence ATGTCTTTGGGAGATTTAAATCAACAGGATTTTAAGTCAGGATTTATTGCTTTAATAGGTAGACCCAATGTTGGTAAATCAACTTTCATAAACAAATTTATTGGCGAAAAAATAGCAATTACATCACCCATTGCTCAAACCACTAGAAACAGATTAAAAGTAATACTTACGAATAAAAAGTCTCAAATTATATTTGTAGACACTCCTGGTATTCATAAACCCCATCATTTATTAGGTGAAAGGCTTGTTCAGAGTGCCAAGAGATCTATTGGAGAAGTAGATGCAGTTCTAGTTATTTTTGAAGCCAATCATTCTCCAGGGAGAGGAGATGCATTTATTTTGAATTTGATTAGAAATTTACAAATTCCAGTGATTGTTGCCTTGAATAAATGGGATCTTGTTCAGTCAAGTCAATTTAAAGAACGAAAGAAAGAATATTTAGACTTTTTTGAGGGCACATATTGGCCAGTTTTTTGTTGTAGCGCTCTTACAGGAGAGGGATGTAATGACTTGATTAATGAAATAGAAGAAAAACTACCTTTGGGACCACAGTTGTATCCAAGTCATATGACTTGTGACCATCCTGAGAAGTTTTTGATGGCCGAATTCATAAGAGAACAAGTTTTAATAAATACACGCGAAGAGGTTCCTCATAGTGTGGCAGTTTCTATTGATAAAATTGAAGATATGCCTTCGAAGAAAAAATCTAAAGAGAAGGAAAGAACAGGAATTCTTGCAACTATTTGTGTTGAGAAAAAAAGTCAGAAAGGAATCTTAATTGGTAAAGGGGGAAGTATGTTGAAGAAAATTGGCCAGGAATCAAGACTGCAAATTCAAACTTTAATTAATGGAAATGTCTATTTAGAGTTGTTTGTTAAAGTTGTTCCTGACTGGAGAAGTAAATCTTCTCGTTTGAATGAGTTTGGTTATGACGGGGTCTAA
- a CDS encoding Bax inhibitor-1 family protein — MPANSNFQQAIREAQSSALIGPNVVNKALPYVGGGMALTGLGVLGGLSLQATSNPLFGPLFIVAFIAEIVLFFMASSAANNANNSKALPLLTGFSLLTGFTLSGIVGLAIQVAGMGAIGTAVFATGITFVIASSVGRKMSDNVGQALQGAVGLGLLGLIIAMVFQFIGGLFAPGMFGGSGFELMIAGFGTVLFVAMSFVDFYTMPRRYNDEQYLAGALGMYLTYINLFVFVLRLIIALQGGGRRD, encoded by the coding sequence ATGCCAGCAAACAGCAATTTTCAACAGGCTATTCGTGAAGCACAATCAAGTGCACTTATTGGTCCAAATGTAGTAAACAAAGCTTTGCCTTATGTAGGCGGAGGAATGGCATTAACTGGATTAGGTGTTTTAGGGGGACTTTCTTTACAAGCAACTAGCAATCCTTTATTCGGTCCGCTATTCATAGTCGCATTCATTGCAGAGATAGTTCTATTTTTCATGGCAAGCAGCGCTGCCAATAATGCCAACAACTCTAAAGCGCTTCCACTCTTGACGGGATTTAGTTTATTAACTGGTTTTACCCTAAGTGGGATTGTTGGGTTAGCAATTCAAGTTGCAGGGATGGGTGCTATAGGTACAGCTGTGTTCGCGACTGGAATTACTTTCGTGATTGCATCTTCTGTCGGCAGAAAAATGAGTGATAACGTTGGTCAAGCTTTGCAAGGGGCAGTAGGCCTTGGATTGCTTGGCCTTATTATTGCAATGGTTTTCCAGTTTATTGGTGGTTTATTTGCTCCAGGGATGTTCGGAGGAAGTGGTTTTGAATTAATGATTGCGGGCTTCGGAACTGTACTTTTTGTAGCAATGTCTTTTGTAGATTTCTATACAATGCCAAGAAGATATAACGATGAACAGTATTTAGCGGGGGCATTGGGGATGTACCTAACTTATATAAATTTATTTGTTTTTGTTCTTCGTCTTATTATTGCTCTTCAGGGCGGTGGAAGAAGAGATTAA
- a CDS encoding PhoH family protein, with protein MSEATTEGRFCIDLPDPDAATALSGTGQSTLNRLGTLTGASFALRGLQLEIKGNSYQLERAAAIVELVRPIWEEGQIVNAVDLHAAAKALDNGKKNDHAKSTKKVLARSQRGNLLRPRTIRQKYYVEAMENSDLTFALGPAGTGKTFLATVLAVRMLTERKIEKIILTRPAVEAGEQLGFLPGDLQQKVDPYLRPLYDSLHSLLGQDKTNLLIEKNVIEVAPLAYMRGRTLEESFVILDEAQNTTPAQMRMVLTRLGERSRMVVTGDITQIDLPCGQMSGLIEAADLLEKVDGISVCRLTSSDVVRHPLVQSVVDAYAELDKKKR; from the coding sequence ATGTCTGAAGCAACCACTGAAGGTCGCTTTTGTATAGATCTGCCTGATCCCGACGCTGCTACTGCTTTATCAGGGACAGGTCAGTCAACACTTAACAGATTAGGAACCCTTACAGGGGCTTCATTTGCATTAAGGGGGTTGCAACTAGAAATAAAAGGAAATTCCTATCAATTGGAAAGAGCTGCAGCAATTGTTGAATTAGTAAGACCAATCTGGGAAGAAGGACAAATTGTGAATGCGGTTGATTTACATGCTGCGGCTAAAGCGTTGGATAATGGTAAAAAAAATGATCACGCCAAATCAACAAAGAAAGTTTTAGCAAGAAGTCAAAGAGGAAATCTTTTAAGACCAAGAACGATTAGACAAAAATATTATGTAGAGGCCATGGAAAATAGTGATCTTACTTTTGCGCTAGGCCCAGCTGGAACAGGCAAAACATTCTTAGCAACTGTACTAGCTGTACGAATGCTTACTGAGAGAAAAATTGAGAAAATTATTTTGACAAGACCTGCTGTTGAAGCTGGAGAGCAATTGGGCTTTTTACCTGGCGACTTGCAGCAAAAGGTTGATCCTTATTTAAGACCTTTGTATGATTCTCTCCACTCTTTACTTGGACAAGATAAAACTAATTTACTTATAGAAAAAAATGTGATTGAAGTCGCTCCTTTGGCTTACATGCGAGGGAGGACTTTAGAAGAATCTTTTGTGATACTTGATGAAGCTCAAAATACTACTCCAGCTCAAATGAGAATGGTTCTTACCAGGTTGGGTGAGAGATCTCGGATGGTAGTAACTGGCGATATAACCCAAATAGACTTGCCATGTGGACAAATGAGTGGACTTATTGAGGCGGCAGATTTACTCGAAAAGGTTGATGGGATTTCAGTTTGCAGACTTACCTCTTCAGATGTAGTAAGACATCCACTTGTTCAAAGCGTTGTTGATGCTTATGCAGAGCTAGACAAAAAAAAACGATAG
- the rpsP gene encoding 30S ribosomal protein S16 yields the protein MIKLRLKRFGKKRESSFRLVACNSTSRRDGRPLQELGFYNPRTKETRLDTEALRTRLGQGAQPTDAVRTLLEKGGLLEKKVRPAEVIGKQKQEKERSAKKKDAAASETSD from the coding sequence ATGATCAAGCTCCGCCTTAAGCGGTTTGGTAAAAAGCGTGAATCCAGTTTTCGTCTAGTTGCCTGTAATAGCACTTCAAGGCGAGATGGTCGCCCCCTACAAGAACTAGGCTTTTACAATCCAAGAACCAAAGAAACTAGATTAGATACAGAGGCTTTAAGAACTCGACTAGGACAAGGTGCTCAGCCTACTGATGCAGTAAGAACTTTATTAGAAAAAGGAGGACTTCTTGAAAAGAAAGTTCGACCAGCTGAAGTTATAGGTAAGCAAAAACAAGAAAAAGAAAGATCAGCAAAGAAAAAAGATGCAGCAGCATCGGAAACTTCTGATTAA
- the ffh gene encoding signal recognition particle protein — protein MFEELSNQFEDAVKAFKGEAKISEENVDEALKQVRRALLEADVSLSVVKEFIEEVRVKAIGTEVVRGINPGQKFIQVVHEQLVNVMGGENNPLANSEEKPTVVLMAGLQGAGKTTATAKLGLLLKEKNQKPLLVAADTYRPAAIDQLVTLGNQIGVEVFNLSSNLKPEEIARKGLEKAIEEGFDTVLVDTAGRLQIDTEMMGEMVRIKEAVRPHEVLLVVDSMIGQEAADITRSFHEKVGITGAVLTKLDGDSRGGAALSIRRISGKPIKFIGTGEKVEALQPFYPERMASRILGMGDVLTLVEKAQKEVEIADAEIMQKKLQEATFDFSDFVKQMRMIKRMGSLGGLLKMIPGMNKIDDGMIKSGEDQLRKIEAMIGSMSLEERNKPELLAAQPSRRRRVASGSGYKPADVDKVLADFQRMRGLMKQMSSGGGLPGMDGGLPGMGGLPGMPSSGANPHQSRKGRGGPGSPPRRQRPIKKKKGFGDL, from the coding sequence ATGTTTGAGGAACTGTCTAATCAATTTGAAGATGCCGTTAAGGCCTTTAAAGGTGAAGCTAAAATTTCAGAAGAAAATGTTGATGAAGCGCTTAAACAGGTTAGACGAGCTCTATTAGAGGCTGACGTTAGTTTGTCGGTTGTAAAAGAGTTTATCGAAGAAGTAAGAGTCAAGGCTATTGGTACAGAGGTTGTCAGAGGTATAAACCCTGGGCAGAAATTTATTCAAGTAGTTCATGAGCAACTAGTAAATGTCATGGGGGGTGAGAATAATCCCTTGGCAAATTCAGAGGAAAAACCAACCGTAGTTTTAATGGCTGGACTTCAGGGGGCTGGAAAGACTACCGCTACAGCAAAACTTGGATTGCTTCTTAAAGAAAAAAATCAAAAGCCATTACTTGTTGCTGCTGACACATATAGACCAGCGGCTATTGATCAATTGGTAACTCTTGGGAACCAAATAGGTGTAGAGGTTTTTAATTTAAGTTCAAATTTAAAACCGGAGGAGATTGCAAGAAAAGGCTTGGAAAAAGCTATAGAAGAAGGATTTGACACGGTTCTTGTCGACACTGCTGGGCGGCTTCAAATTGATACCGAAATGATGGGAGAGATGGTTCGGATTAAAGAGGCTGTTAGACCCCATGAAGTTTTGTTGGTAGTTGATTCAATGATTGGTCAAGAGGCTGCAGACATAACCAGAAGTTTTCATGAAAAAGTAGGAATAACAGGAGCTGTTCTTACAAAGCTAGATGGAGATTCGAGAGGGGGAGCGGCTCTTTCTATTAGAAGAATCAGTGGAAAACCAATTAAATTTATAGGTACTGGAGAAAAGGTTGAGGCATTGCAACCTTTTTATCCTGAGAGGATGGCCAGCAGAATCTTAGGGATGGGCGATGTTTTAACTCTTGTTGAAAAAGCACAGAAAGAAGTTGAAATTGCTGATGCAGAAATCATGCAAAAGAAGCTTCAGGAAGCAACTTTTGATTTTTCAGATTTTGTAAAGCAGATGAGGATGATAAAGCGAATGGGCTCGTTAGGGGGACTGTTGAAAATGATTCCTGGGATGAATAAAATTGATGATGGAATGATTAAAAGTGGAGAAGATCAACTTAGAAAAATCGAGGCAATGATTGGTTCAATGTCATTAGAGGAAAGGAATAAACCTGAATTATTGGCAGCGCAACCATCAAGACGTCGGAGGGTAGCAAGTGGCAGTGGATATAAGCCAGCTGACGTTGATAAGGTTCTGGCGGATTTCCAGAGGATGAGAGGCTTAATGAAGCAGATGTCTTCTGGAGGAGGACTACCTGGGATGGACGGAGGACTTCCTGGGATGGGAGGACTACCTGGGATGCCTTCATCCGGTGCTAATCCACATCAGTCAAGAAAAGGAAGAGGAGGGCCCGGTTCGCCCCCCCGAAGACAGCGACCAATTAAGAAAAAGAAAGGTTTTGGTGATCTCTAG
- a CDS encoding IMS domain-containing protein, which produces MELPIDHFRLLGVSPSANAEEVLRAFQLRLDRPPKQGFTYEVLAQRSELLRLSADLLSNPAERQSYELALIEGSSGLELSSNREVAGLLLLWESNSSFQAFKLAKKALQPPQAPALGSGRESDLTLIAALSCRDASIEEQACRRYASGADLLQEGIQLLQRMGKLVEERKTLESDLKTLLPYRILDLLSREKEDDKSHQEGLILLEDFVNKRGGLEGKRNSEKIAGLNQNDFELFFLQIRKFLTAKEQSKIYVNWFRRGSEDAGFLAAFSLIASGFSYRKPELLQEARKYLRNINVNGFDPMPLIGCLDLLLGDVNQAESRFRSSSDEKLKDWLDNYPGETLGALCDYCRNWLKKDVLVGFRDIEFQTVNLDDWFDSKEVQIYVEQLETKGALGIAKAGFSFLSSLAPEQQIENDFSKSPEEQADLPMPGGALDEILKEKSFKSLLQRKEGFLIPGLVKKLIAKYDSTIELIKHSDFKSFILKRPIYTSSLAFILLFIFGISFGILTQRKPSANNDLNNISESKFAKPDDNKNKDNGSSEIVNSEESLDLSQLIPLTSLAPSNQEIKSLVESWLAGKADILNGSESQFLSTVARPSLFNRVIEQRKKDKLLGQKQIIDANITSINIVQRSDRRIEADVELNYQDKSISSSGEILSETVIPSLKVKYIIGKNKKNWLVVDYISGN; this is translated from the coding sequence TTGGAATTACCTATTGATCATTTTCGCTTATTGGGGGTTAGCCCTTCTGCAAATGCTGAAGAAGTCCTCAGGGCTTTTCAGCTAAGGCTAGATCGTCCTCCCAAGCAAGGCTTTACTTATGAGGTTTTAGCTCAGAGATCTGAGTTGCTAAGACTTTCTGCTGATCTTTTATCCAATCCTGCCGAACGACAATCCTACGAACTTGCTCTTATTGAGGGTTCCTCGGGGCTTGAACTATCTTCAAATAGAGAAGTTGCTGGCTTACTTCTCTTGTGGGAATCAAATTCTTCGTTTCAAGCTTTTAAACTTGCAAAAAAAGCATTGCAACCTCCACAAGCTCCAGCCTTGGGAAGTGGTAGAGAATCGGATTTAACACTCATAGCAGCTTTATCTTGTAGAGACGCTTCTATTGAGGAACAGGCTTGCAGAAGGTACGCTTCAGGAGCTGATTTGCTTCAGGAAGGTATACAGTTATTGCAAAGGATGGGAAAGCTTGTTGAAGAAAGAAAGACCCTTGAAAGTGATTTAAAGACTTTACTTCCATACAGAATTCTTGATTTATTAAGTAGAGAGAAAGAAGACGATAAATCTCATCAGGAAGGTTTGATTCTTTTAGAAGACTTTGTGAACAAAAGAGGCGGACTCGAAGGAAAAAGAAATTCAGAAAAAATAGCAGGATTAAATCAAAATGATTTTGAGTTATTCTTTCTACAGATTAGAAAATTTTTAACTGCAAAAGAACAGTCAAAAATTTACGTAAATTGGTTTAGAAGGGGTTCGGAAGATGCTGGTTTCCTTGCCGCTTTTTCCTTGATAGCTTCTGGCTTTTCTTACAGGAAACCAGAACTCTTGCAAGAAGCTCGTAAATATCTTAGGAATATCAATGTTAATGGTTTTGACCCAATGCCATTAATTGGATGCCTAGATCTTTTGCTAGGGGATGTAAATCAAGCAGAGTCTCGTTTCAGAAGTAGTTCTGATGAGAAATTAAAAGACTGGTTAGATAATTATCCAGGTGAGACTTTGGGTGCTCTTTGTGACTACTGTAGAAATTGGTTAAAAAAAGATGTTTTAGTAGGTTTTAGGGATATTGAATTTCAAACGGTAAATCTTGATGATTGGTTCGATAGTAAAGAAGTACAAATTTATGTAGAGCAATTGGAAACAAAAGGAGCTTTAGGAATTGCAAAAGCGGGATTTTCATTCTTATCTTCATTAGCTCCTGAACAACAAATTGAGAATGATTTTTCAAAAAGCCCAGAGGAACAAGCTGACTTGCCAATGCCAGGTGGGGCTTTGGATGAAATATTGAAAGAAAAGTCTTTTAAATCACTATTACAACGTAAAGAAGGTTTCTTAATACCTGGTTTAGTTAAAAAGTTAATTGCAAAATATGATTCAACAATTGAATTGATTAAACATTCAGATTTTAAATCTTTCATATTAAAACGACCTATTTATACAAGTTCTTTAGCATTTATTTTGTTATTTATTTTTGGAATAAGCTTTGGAATCCTTACACAGAGAAAACCATCAGCAAATAATGATCTAAATAATATATCTGAGTCTAAATTTGCTAAACCCGATGATAATAAAAATAAAGATAATGGGTCAAGTGAAATAGTTAATAGTGAAGAATCATTAGATTTAAGTCAATTAATTCCTCTTACTTCACTAGCCCCCTCAAATCAAGAAATTAAATCTCTTGTTGAATCATGGCTAGCAGGTAAAGCTGATATTTTAAATGGTTCAGAAAGTCAATTTCTTTCCACTGTTGCTAGACCCTCACTGTTTAATAGAGTTATTGAACAGAGAAAGAAAGATAAATTGTTAGGACAAAAACAGATTATTGATGCAAATATAACTTCAATAAATATTGTTCAAAGATCTGACAGAAGAATTGAAGCAGATGTTGAATTAAATTATCAAGATAAAAGTATTAGTTCATCTGGTGAAATTTTATCAGAAACTGTAATTCCTTCTTTGAAGGTAAAATATATAATAGGCAAGAATAAAAAAAACTGGCTAGTAGTTGACTATATTAGTGGAAATTAA
- the pdhA gene encoding pyruvate dehydrogenase (acetyl-transferring) E1 component subunit alpha, translating to MSHNQDETRQNPMQQREHADRLSNLGNTKPAQINREIGLNLFKDMTLGRRFEDKCAEMYYRGKMFGFVHLYNGQEAISTGVIGAMKRKHDWFCSTYRDHVHALSAGVPAKEVMSELFGKETGCSKGRGGSMHLFSKEHHLLGGYAFIGEGIPVALGAAFSSKYKREALKEDSDSVTAAFFGDGTCNIGQFYECLNMAQLWKLPIIFVVENNKWAIGMAHDRATSETEIWRKASAFGMPGEEIDGMDVLAVRGATQRALERARAGEGPTLIECLTYRFRGHSLADPDELRSEKEKDFWAKRDPIKKLKNDLTSSGLISDEELKNIEKEIDLEVNDAVEFALNAPEPDPSELTKYIWAEN from the coding sequence ATGTCTCACAACCAGGACGAAACCAGGCAAAACCCTATGCAGCAAAGGGAACACGCTGACAGACTAAGCAATCTTGGTAACACGAAACCAGCTCAAATCAACAGAGAAATTGGTTTAAATCTTTTCAAAGATATGACTTTAGGAAGACGTTTTGAAGATAAATGCGCTGAAATGTATTACAGAGGGAAGATGTTTGGGTTTGTTCATCTTTACAACGGGCAAGAAGCAATAAGTACAGGTGTTATTGGAGCAATGAAACGCAAACATGACTGGTTTTGCAGCACCTATAGAGATCATGTTCATGCTTTAAGTGCTGGAGTGCCAGCAAAAGAGGTTATGAGCGAGCTATTTGGTAAAGAGACAGGCTGCAGTAAAGGTAGAGGTGGATCTATGCACCTTTTTTCAAAAGAACATCATCTGCTTGGAGGTTATGCATTTATTGGTGAAGGTATTCCAGTTGCCCTTGGGGCAGCATTTAGCAGCAAATACAAAAGGGAGGCTCTTAAAGAAGATAGTGATTCTGTAACTGCAGCATTTTTTGGAGATGGTACTTGCAATATAGGTCAGTTTTATGAATGTTTAAATATGGCCCAGCTATGGAAATTACCCATCATATTTGTAGTTGAAAATAATAAATGGGCAATTGGAATGGCCCATGACAGAGCAACCAGTGAGACTGAAATATGGAGAAAAGCCTCAGCATTTGGCATGCCTGGAGAAGAAATTGATGGTATGGACGTTTTAGCAGTTAGAGGAGCCACTCAAAGAGCCTTAGAGCGAGCGAGAGCTGGAGAAGGGCCAACTTTAATAGAGTGCCTCACTTACAGATTCAGAGGCCATTCTTTGGCTGATCCAGATGAACTTAGATCAGAGAAAGAGAAGGATTTCTGGGCTAAAAGAGATCCAATTAAAAAGCTAAAAAATGATTTAACTAGCTCTGGATTAATCTCTGATGAAGAATTAAAAAATATTGAGAAAGAAATAGATCTTGAAGTTAACGATGCTGTTGAATTTGCTCTAAACGCTCCAGAGCCTGACCCTAGTGAGTTAACTAAATATATTTGGGCGGAAAACTAA